One stretch of Caloenas nicobarica isolate bCalNic1 chromosome 26, bCalNic1.hap1, whole genome shotgun sequence DNA includes these proteins:
- the DPAGT1 gene encoding UDP-N-acetylglucosamine--dolichyl-phosphate N-acetylglucosaminephosphotransferase, producing MAAWPALPLLINLGGSLLGFVATLTLIPAFKDHFLAARLFGVDLNKASRQPVPEAQGVIGGAVFLIILFCFIPVPFLRCFVEEQCAAFPHDEFVEFIGSLLAICCMIFLGFADDVLNLRWRHKLLLPTMASLPLLMVYFTNFGNTTIVVPKPFRVLLGVHLDLGILYYVYMGMLAVFCTNAINILAGINGIEAGQSLVIAASIIIFNIVELNGDCRDDHIFSLYFMIPFFFTTLGLLYHNWYPSRVFVGDTFCYFAGMTFAVVGILGHFSKTMLLFFIPQVLNFLYSLPQLFHIIPCPRHRLPRLNASTGKLEMSYSKFKSKSLSALGTNILKAVKILRIVDVRSGADEDGEYTECNNMTLINFVIKLIGPTHEQNLTLLLLLLQVLGSTIAFSIRYQLVRLFYDV from the exons ATGGCGGCCTGGCCCGCCCTGCCCCTGCTCATCAACCTCGGCGGGTCGCTGCTGGGCTTCGTGGCCACGCTGACGCTGATCCCGGCCTTCAAGGACCACTTCCTTGCCGCGCGGCTCTTCGGGGTGGATCTCAACAAGGCCTCCCGGCAGCCCGT CCCCGAGGCACAGGGTGTGATCGGCGGGGCTGTGTTCCTGATCATCCTCTTCTGCTTCATCCCCGTGCCCTTCCTGCGGTGCTTTGTGGAAGAGCAGTGCGCGGCCTTCCCTCACGACGAG TTCGTGGAGTTCATCGGTTCGCTCCTCGCCATCTGCTGCATGATTTTCCTGGGCTTTGCGGACGATGTTCTGAACCTGCGCTGGCGCCACAAGCTCCTTCTTCCCACGATGGCTTCCCTCCCACTGCTCATGGTTTACTTCACCAACTTTGGGAACACAACCATCGTGGTGCCCAAGCCCTTCCGGGTGCTGCTGGGCGTGCACTTGGACCTGG GTATCCTCTACTACGTGTACATGGGCATGCTAGCAGTGTTCTGCACTAACGCCATCAACATTCTCGCTGGAATTAATGGAATTGAAGCAGGGCAGTCACTGGTGATAGCTGCTTCCATTATCATATTCAACATTGTAGAGTTAAATG ggGATTGTCGAGATGatcacattttttctctctacttcatgattccctttttttttaccACGCTGGGGCTGCTTTACCACAACTG GTACCCGTCTCGCGTGTTTGTTGGGGACACCTTCTGCTACTTTGCCGGCATGACCTTCGCTGTGGTGGGGATCTTGGGGCACTTCAGCAAaacaatgctgctttttttcatcCCGCAAGTGCTCAACTTCCTCTACTCCTTGCCTCAACTCTTCCACATCATTCCTTGTCCCCGTCACCGGCTGCCAAG GCTCAACGCTAGTACAGGGAAGTTGGAGATGAGTTACTCCAAATTCAAATCGAAGAGCCTCTCTGCCCTGGGCACAAACATTCTGAAG GCAGTCAAGATCTTGCGCATAGTAGATGTGAGGAGTGGAGCAGATGAAGACGGCGAATACACCGAGTGCAATAATATGACACTCATTAACTTTGTGATAAAGCTGATTGGACCCACCCACGAGCAAAatctcactctcctgttgctaCTTCTTCAG GTCCTGGGCAGCACAATTGCATTTTCAATCCGGTACCAACTAGTGCGCTTGTTTTATGATGTCTGA